A portion of the Choristoneura fumiferana chromosome 6, NRCan_CFum_1, whole genome shotgun sequence genome contains these proteins:
- the LOC141429074 gene encoding dynein intermediate chain 3, ciliary-like: MPNYSQSTYSYTKKRKDFGKQPLFQLVPGQVLDSINPDKSQQNLYCLRNPVHRQVQATLPQAEHDANTKQVILHETGINHTEGGWPREIHTDNEDHVARHRRRVMHDDGYVHAVMSLSPQIRHYLDQNNAINMYETYFAEMNQQSPVETYNIREENVFRDPFNRPVSSIAWTNEKQSKLAVSYSYKEWSPKSTQKGSTACYLWDITRQTKPENEIIPHVPCGQLACSPSNPALLIAGLDNGTVNVFDIRSGTQAISSSSVFNSHFEPISALLYVHSRTNTEFFTGSSDGCCYWWDLRNLSKPLDQLIMSVNLSPGQQPMLSNAEGVSSLDFNSGLPTKFLCGTDTGLVINVNRMGREHSEVMASHWKAHPGAVRAVHRSPCTLRMFVTCGEYSVNVWSEEVRTAPIIITRPYRHQVSDVAWAPLRYSCYMVVCQGGYLYYWDFLRKYREPVSLLKVSNQALTKVTPHVDGHLVAVGSTKGSTYLMQVSENMALPGKNDKQLMSQTYERESRREHYLDARLREIHLKQRMQEEQQIQEPSSPKSSNLEIVDDEEIEADAEQEYFRIVNEEMLKMEDLAPSTLSLL; this comes from the coding sequence ATGCCGAACTATTCTCAGTCAACTTACTCTTACACTAAGAAAAGGAAAGATTTCGGTAAGCAACCACTATTCCAATTAGTACCAGGACAAGTGCTAGATTCAATAAACCCGGATAAAAGTCAACAAAATTTATATTGCCTCCGCAACCCCGTCCATCGTCAGGTGCAGGCAACCCTACCACAGGCGGAGCATGATGCAAACACCAAGCAAGTGATTTTACATGAGACAGGAATAAATCACACGGAAGGAGGATGGCCCCGTGAGATCCACACCGACAATGAGGATCATGTAGCACGACATCGGCGTCGCGTAATGCATGACGATGGTTACGTTCATGCAGTAATGTCCCTTTCACCGCAAATTCGCCACTATTTGGATCAAAACAACGCAATTAATATGTACGAAACATACTTTGCTGAAATGAACCAACAGTCGCCGGTAGAAACCTACAATATACGGGAAGAAAATGTCTTCAGAGATCCATTTAATCGACCAGTGTCGAGTATTGCTTGGACTAACGAAAAACAATCAAAGCTAGCCGTGTCTTATAGCTATAAAGAGTGGTCCCCAAAATCTACGCAAAAGGGATCTACAGCATGCTATCTATGGGATATCACAAGACAAACTAAACCTGAAAACGAGATAATACCCCATGTCCCCTGTGGCCAATTAGCGTGCTCGCCCTCTAATCCTGCGCTATTAATCGCAGGGCTCGACAACGGAACCGTAAACGTCTTCGACATTCGTAGTGGAACACAAGCCATTTCAAGTAGTTCTGTGTTTAACTCCCACTTTGAACCAATTTCCGCATTACTTTATGTACATTCAAGAACAAATACTGAATTCTTTACGGGATCTTCAGATGGTTGTTGTTACTGGTGGGATCTGAGAAACCTTTCTAAACCTTTGGATCAGCTTATTATGTCTGTGAATTTATCACCCGGACAACAACCAATGCTTAGTAACGCTGAAGGTGTCAGTTCTTTGGATTTTAACTCTGGACTTCCCACGAAATTTCTTTGTGGAACCGACACTGGTTTAGTAATTAATGTTAATCGCATGGGAAGGGAACATTCTGAAGTTATGGCATCACATTGGAAAGCTCATCCTGGTGCGGTCCGAGCGGTGCATCGAAGTCCATGCACACTGAGGATGTTCGTGACCTGCGGGGAGTATTCTGTTAATGTTTGGAGCGAAGAAGTCCGTACTGCTCCTATTATAATCACAAGACCTTATCGCCACCAAGTATCTGATGTTGCTTGGGCTCCTTTAAGATATTCATGCTACATGGTTGTTTGTCAAGGAGGATATTTGTATTACTGGGATTTTCTGCGCAAATATCGAGAGCCTGTATCTTTGTTAAAAGTATCCAATCAAGCATTAACAAAAGTAACCCCTCATGTGGACGGCCACTTAGTGGCTGTGGGAAGTACAAAAGGGTCTACTTATTTAATGCAGGTTTCAGAGAACATGGCTCTTCCAGGTAAAAACGATAAACAACTTATGAGTCAGACGTATGAGCGAGAATCCAGAAGGGAGCATTATTTGGATGCACGTTTACGGGAAATACATTTGAAACAAAGAATGCAAGAAGAACAACAAATACAAGAACCTTCGTCACCGAAATCATCTAATCTGGAAATAGTTGACGATGAAGAAATCGAAGCTGATGCTGAGCAGGAGTACTTCAGAATTGTAAATGAAGAAATGCTCAAAATGGAAGACTTGGCCCCAAGCACATTGTCATTGCTGTGA